In one Nostoc sp. KVJ3 genomic region, the following are encoded:
- a CDS encoding dynamin-like GTPase family protein, protein MSDLPLQCKNLKDQVECILQLLQQESTLYSQDITPVQTSLSKAISPKFEIVFAGAFSAGKSMLINALLERELLYSAEGHATGTECKIEYAEIEKERVVLTFLSEAEIREQAVSLCQQLGFKTVPNINQIDVINLLLEGSEAIIQQEGGESKSERAKQAKALMLLLEGYIANRDRIYTVNNATYSMEQFNFSNLKEAAGYARRGSNSAVLKRIEYYCNHPLLEDGNVIIDTPGIDAPVEKDAQLTYAKIQHPDTSAVVCVLKPASAGDMTKEETELLELMRQNGGVRDRVFYVFNRIDETWYNTQLRQRLDNLISGQFGNPSKVYKTSGLLGFYGSQIKQTSQQDRFGLDSVFAESVKSLDGKEETPQFIYAFNNYCVNSGKLSTTKFRVSVNGFETPNQNYVRILGDWGNELIEKLIQDSGTEEFRTAITRYLTEEKRPQLFKNLADDLEDVCIKLKKHYQSVQRNLDSQPQEIESMKLQELQRLNQQLQQIGREFSEHITEEVNQIINNSCDAFEADFKQLQSRMIRRLDELLDTFSVADAYRRATISHPRNATAPLIAILVEAFYYLANQLEDILVESSQQVVTSYFQRLIEKIRKSEYYRQLYRLLDHDGGIEQTIKTVEKVVTQALLSAASVECDRFVRESPRFYDEGTFSIYQFRQTLSQTSQGYDAESIVEAEPAIRQLLKLDFEPKVSQTIRKSFRQTINQTLKTQLLPMADQQADEILQQYPHARAYLEKTLEQEAEEKIANNRRLLNVVEENIAAYNSAASNINSCLQAMQLYDHLLPIIGDLFDADSKFGNNEFLVSDVVQEV, encoded by the coding sequence ATGTCAGATTTACCGCTTCAGTGCAAAAATTTGAAAGACCAGGTTGAGTGCATATTACAACTTTTACAACAAGAATCAACGCTATATTCTCAAGATATTACACCTGTACAAACTTCCCTAAGTAAAGCGATTTCTCCCAAGTTTGAGATTGTGTTTGCAGGTGCGTTTAGTGCCGGTAAATCAATGCTAATCAATGCATTATTGGAGAGAGAACTACTTTACAGTGCAGAGGGACATGCTACAGGTACAGAATGCAAAATCGAGTATGCAGAAATAGAGAAAGAACGTGTTGTTTTGACATTTTTAAGTGAAGCAGAGATTCGGGAACAAGCAGTTTCTTTGTGTCAGCAGCTAGGATTTAAGACAGTACCTAATATCAACCAAATTGATGTAATTAACTTACTACTTGAAGGTTCTGAAGCCATTATTCAGCAGGAAGGTGGTGAGAGTAAATCAGAACGTGCAAAACAGGCCAAAGCGTTAATGTTATTGTTAGAGGGATATATAGCAAACCGCGATCGCATTTACACAGTTAATAATGCTACATATTCAATGGAGCAATTTAACTTTTCCAACCTCAAGGAAGCTGCTGGATACGCCCGTCGTGGTAGTAATAGCGCAGTATTGAAGCGGATAGAATACTACTGTAATCATCCTCTGCTAGAAGATGGGAATGTAATCATTGACACACCTGGAATAGATGCACCCGTAGAGAAAGATGCACAATTAACTTATGCCAAAATTCAACATCCTGATACTTCGGCGGTGGTGTGTGTGCTAAAACCGGCTTCAGCGGGTGACATGACAAAAGAAGAAACAGAACTTTTGGAATTAATGCGGCAAAATGGGGGAGTACGCGATCGCGTTTTCTATGTCTTCAACCGCATCGATGAGACTTGGTACAATACCCAACTACGACAACGATTAGACAATTTAATTAGTGGGCAATTTGGCAATCCAAGCAAAGTTTATAAAACGAGTGGATTATTAGGATTTTATGGCAGTCAAATTAAACAGACAAGCCAACAAGATAGATTTGGTTTAGATTCTGTTTTTGCAGAAAGCGTCAAAAGTTTAGATGGTAAAGAAGAAACGCCACAATTTATCTATGCCTTTAATAACTATTGTGTAAATTCAGGTAAGCTATCTACAACTAAATTCCGTGTTTCTGTTAACGGCTTTGAAACCCCAAATCAAAATTATGTACGGATTTTGGGGGATTGGGGAAATGAACTGATCGAAAAGCTAATTCAAGATAGTGGTACGGAGGAATTTCGCACAGCTATTACTCGTTATCTTACAGAAGAAAAGCGACCACAACTATTTAAAAATCTTGCTGATGACTTGGAAGATGTTTGTATTAAACTGAAAAAACATTATCAGAGTGTACAACGTAATTTAGATAGTCAGCCTCAAGAAATTGAGAGTATGAAGCTGCAAGAGTTGCAACGCCTAAATCAGCAACTTCAGCAAATTGGTAGAGAGTTTAGTGAGCATATCACAGAAGAAGTTAACCAAATAATTAATAATTCCTGTGATGCTTTTGAAGCAGATTTTAAGCAACTGCAATCACGGATGATTCGCCGTCTAGATGAATTGCTAGATACTTTTTCTGTAGCTGATGCTTATCGACGCGCAACCATTAGCCATCCTCGCAATGCAACTGCACCTTTAATTGCGATTTTAGTAGAGGCATTTTATTATTTAGCAAATCAATTGGAAGATATTCTGGTTGAATCTTCTCAGCAAGTAGTTACAAGTTATTTCCAGCGATTGATTGAAAAGATTCGGAAGTCAGAATATTATCGTCAACTGTATCGTTTATTAGATCATGATGGTGGAATTGAACAAACGATAAAGACTGTCGAAAAAGTAGTTACTCAAGCATTACTGAGTGCTGCTAGTGTAGAGTGCGATCGCTTTGTGCGAGAAAGTCCCAGATTTTACGATGAAGGCACTTTTTCTATATATCAATTTCGCCAGACTTTATCACAAACTTCTCAAGGTTACGACGCTGAAAGTATTGTGGAAGCAGAACCAGCAATTAGGCAATTATTGAAGTTAGATTTTGAACCAAAAGTTTCTCAAACTATTCGCAAATCTTTTCGTCAAACTATCAACCAAACACTCAAAACTCAGTTGTTGCCAATGGCAGATCAGCAAGCAGATGAAATTTTACAGCAATACCCACACGCACGTGCTTATTTAGAGAAAACATTAGAACAAGAAGCTGAAGAAAAAATTGCGAATAATCGCCGATTATTGAATGTTGTTGAAGAAAATATTGCAGCATATAATTCAGCCGCTTCTAATATTAATAGTTGTTTACAGGCGATGCAATTATATGACCATCTTTTACCTATAATTGGTGATTTGTTTGATGCTGATAGTAAGTTTGGGAATAATGAGTTTTTGGTTTCAGATGTGGTACAAGAGGTTTAA